AATACTTATCGGTGGTGGCATGGCATTTACTTTTTTAAAGGCTGCGGGATATTGTATAGGTAATTCTCTTTGTGATTATGATCGACTTGACTATGCTAAAGAAACATTGTCTTACGCAAAGGAATTAGGAGTGAAGGTGCTGCTACCTATAGACATTGTTGTCGCAGCTGAATGTAGTTTTGCCTCGCCCTGTAAAACAGTATTAGTTGATAAAATCCCTTCCGATTTAATGGGATTGGATATTGGTCCTCTAACAGTTGAGTTGTTTAAAGAAGAAATATCAAAGGCAAAAACGATTCTTTGGAATGGGCCAATGGGGGTCTTTGAAATACAGAGTTTTTCAAATGGAACAAGATCGATTGCTCTTGCTTTAGGTGAGGCCACGGCAAAAAATAATGCATTTACTGTTATAGGCGGTGGAGATTCAGCTGCAGCAGTAGTAGTTTTTCAAGATAAAGACAGAGTCTCTCATGTCTCAAGTGGTGGGGGAGCGAGCCTGGAATTTTTTGAAGGAAAGATGCTTCCAGGAATAGAACCATTAATGAAAACAGGCTGCTAATTATACTTTATTAGGAGGCGTGTGTTGATGCGTGAAAAATTTATTGCTGGTAATTGGAAAATGGCTAACGGACCTAAGGAAGCCACGGATTATATATTACGATTTGCGGAGTTGTTTTTTCAAACAACGAGCGTAATAAAAGCTCAAAAAGATGAAAAGATAAAAATAGCGATATTTCCACCTTCAATCTCACTATCAAATATTATCCATGAAAAAGTAAAAACAGGACTACCTATTATATTAGGTGGCCAAAACATGCACTGGGAAAAAAAAGGTGCTTATACAGGGGAAATTTCAGCACAGATGTTGAAAGAAGCAGGCTGTTCACATGTTATTATAGGACATAGTGAGAGGCGTACTTTGTTTAATGAAACAAATATATTTCTAAATAAAAAAATATCAGCTGCACTTGAAGAAGATCTGACAACAGTATTCTGTTTAGGCGAGCATCTTGAAGAAAAAGAGTCACAAAAAACACATGAAGTTATAAGAAAGCAATTTCTAGAGGGACTAAATGAAATAAAAATTGATCAATTTTCCAAAAAAATAATAATAGCTTACGAGCCGATATGGGCAATTGGATCTGGAATCACAGCAACTTCTTCTGATGCACAAAATGTTTGCTCTTTTATAAGGGAGTTAATATCCGAATCATTTGGAGAAAAGGAAGCCAGTAAGAGTGTTATTCTCTATGGTGGAAGTGTAAAAACAAATAACACAGAATCATTTTTAACTGAAAAAGATATTGATGGTGTTCTAGTCGGTGGTGCTTCGATAGACCCTAATAGTTTTTTTGATATAGTTAAAAAAGCTGTGAAAAGTTAAATAATAATTTTATAGAATTAACGTAACATAAGATATATTATAAGACATTAATTTAATATTAAATATAGCGGTCTTTTTATGTTTTCTGTTTCTTTATAAAGTTGGCCGCTATATTTTTGTATTCTTTATACCCACTTCTCTCACTCAAAGTGATTCTAAATGTAGGTTATAAAACTAATATTTATTTAATAGAAATTAACTTTGTATATGTGTAAAAGGTAAAAAATATCAAAGCTTATTTTCTTCGTCTTCAAAGTGTTTTGCCGGAGCGTCTCCCCAAAGAGAATCTAGTCGATAGTACTCATTCCCTTCTTTGCTTAATATATTAACTACAAGGTGTCCAGCATCCATTAGGCACCATTTAGAACTGTTTTCTCCTTCAATATTATGTGGTAATTTTAAATCGTCTAATATTCTACTTGTAATGTCTTTTAGTGTTTTCGCGTGTAAATCTGATTGTGCAATTGCGACAATAAAGGCCTCTGTGAACCCTGACACCTGGGATAAGTCATGTAAGGTGACGGATAAAGCGTGTTTTTCTATTAAGGCATCTGCTATAGGCTTATATTGGGCTAAAAATTCATCTCTTAATGTGTTTGTATTCATAAAATATCATCCCTTTTATATTCTTTTGTATATTTTTGTTTAATTGCTTAATGTGTCTTTTTGCTTGTAATTTCAATAATCCTATCTAGCCTGGACAATAAAAGATCATAGTCGTGTCCAATTATAATTGTTGCATAATAAGCTTGTTTGTTTTGCCTAATGAGAGTTTGTGGAATATTCATCAAACGACCCAGTGTTTGGGCAGTATTTATACATGATAATGATGCTGTTGTTGGGTATATGATATTCATAGTCTTGTAGTCAAAGTGTTTTGCATTGCCTTTATGGATAACATCTATTCCTATTTGTTGTAATTTAGTCGCAACTTTTTCGGCTATTCCTGCCTTGCCAGTTCCATTTAATACCGCTATAGAATCGGACATGGACTTTATGTTTGTTAATATATTCTCTTTGTTATCAATTTCAGATCCTTTAATAATATTATTATTACTACTACTATTTTCAGTGCCAAGATTATTTATATCATCTGTAGCATTAGAATATGTCATTGATACACCAGCAAAAGTTGTAGTTTTATTTAATTTACCATTTCCAGACAGGAGAACTTCTACAGGCTCACTTATAAATTGTTTTGCTTCTTCTACATCTCCAATCCAGTAACTAAGTTTACCTATAAAGTCTGGGGTCCCATGTAAAGTTGAAAAGAATATCTGATTTCTAGGCAACTCATTTTGTATGAATCCTGCTAACTGAACAGCTAATAATGGCGACATATCTGTTTTAAACAGCCTTATTAATTGTTTTGTTATTTTGGGAATTTTTATAATATTACTTGGATCGTAAGCTTTTTTAACCAAGGCTTTGATAAATTGTTGTTGTCTATGTACTCTCCCTATATCTCCAGATGCATCCTTACGATATCTTACAAAATGTAATGCAGTTTGCCCATCCATAAGCTGAAGCCCGGGTTTTATATTGATGTCTAGCTTTCCTGCTCGATCTACATACCGCATCTTTTTGGGTACATCAATTTCTATGCCACCCAAAGCGTCTACAAGGGCAGGGAAAGAGTCATAGTCAACAAGTAGATAGTATAGAATAGGTTGGTCAATATATTTTTCAACAGTAGCTTTTATAAGATCTGGCCCTCCGAAAGCAAAAGCATGGTTTAATTTTTGGTAGCCGTATCCAGAAACCTCTACCCTTGTATCTCTAGGTAAAGATAATATGCGTACATTTTTATCATCTATATCGATAGTTACAAATAAGATGGTGTCAGATCTTCTTGAACTGTCAACATTATCTTCTCCCAAAACTAAAATATTAAAGCGTCCTTGCTCCTTTAATATCCTATACTGAGCACTTTCACTATCAATATTTTTTTGAACCTCTTTTAAAATATCGCTTGAGGTTGAGTGAAGGGCATTATAAAAACGTAATCCTATTCCAGCAGTTAGAGAAAGAATTGCACAAAAAATCATAATAATACTTTTTTTATTGAGCTTCACCTATATACCTCCATATGATTTTTTGTATAAATTATTTTTTTCAATAAAATTATCAACAAGTGGTGGCACCAAAAAACGTATACTTCTATTGTTTCTAATTCGCTCGCGTAATTCTGTGCTTGAAATAGCCAAGAGAGGTATTTCAAGGGGAATGATAAGCTTTAAAAAATCTTTTGTTAGCTCATTTTGAAGATGTTTATGTGTATAGCCATAGCGACTAACAGCTACAAATTTACACTTTTTGAGAATGTCACCTGTATTTTTCCACGTAAGTATATTCATAACTGCATCTAAGCCTGTAATAAAATAAAACTCCGCGTCTTGATATTCTGGCATTAAACTAAGTATGTTTAGTGTGTCTGCAGTGTAACTTGTTCCCTTTCTTTCTATTTCTATTCTTGAAACACTAAAATAGGGACAGTCAGTAGTTGCTAATACGGTCATCATATACCGGTCTTCGGCAGAGGTAACCCTTTGTCCTGTTTTGTGTGGGGGAACTCCTGTTGGTATAAAAATTACTTCGGACAAGTTCAGTGCAGCATGAGCTTCATCTGCAGCCCTAAGGTGTCCGTAGTGTATAGGGTCAAAAGTCCCTCCCATTATTCCTATCTTTCTAATAGGGCAGTTTTTCATGTGGCCTCCGTAGGTAATGATAGTTGATTTTTTCATATTTTGTTTAATACTATTCGCTTGTATTTTCATTACTATCTGTTTCTTGATTATCTTCATCCATATCTGGTGGAAAATAACCAGGATAAAAATTAAAATCACTATATCCAATTGTCACTGTATCACCGGCTTGTGCACCAGCTGCCTCAAGAAGTTGTTCAACTTTATATTTTCTAAGTAATATTATAAAGCGTCCTAAATTTTCATCCTGGGTTAAATCATATCTTTCTGCGGCCTTTTCGAGCTGTCTATGTATGACTTGAAATCCGCCTCCATGGAGTTTTATTACTTCTATCTTGTTTTTCTGACGCTTTAAAGTATTATCTATTTTCTCTTCAACGGCAAATAATCGTACCTCACTGTGGGGTCTGGGGTTTGATTTGGAAAATTCTATTATCTGTTTTACTAAGTCTACAACTCCTTCTCCAGTTAATGCACTGATAGGATAAAACTTAATATTATTCTTTTTAAAATGTTTTTCTAAAGCTTTTATAACTTCATTAGTATCATCCAATACGTCGATTTTATTTCCAACTACTATATAAGGGCGTTCTTTTAATTGATTATCATATGATTTCATTTCATGTCTAATTATTTCGAAATCCGCTATATGTTGATTAAAATCATTGTGTTCTAAACTAAGCACGTGTATTAAAAGTCGAGTACGTTCTATGTGCCTTAAAAATTCTAAGCCCAATCCTTTATTAAGATGGGCTCCTTCAATAAGGCCAGGAATATCTGCGATTACAATCCGTTCGAATCCAGTGTTTAATACCCCAAGATTCGGCGAAAGTGTAGTAAAGGGATAATCAGCAATTTTTGGTTCTGCATTGGATATCGCTGCTAAAATACTTGATTTACCAACATTTGGTAACCCTACCAACCCTATATCAGCTATTAGATGCAATTCTAAACGTAATTCAACTTCTTCTCCTAAATCACCTTTCTCGCAAAATCTGGGGGCTTTTCTTCTAGAAGACGCGAAGTGTTTGTTGCCTCGTCCTCCCCTTCCACCCATAGCAGCAAAAAAGCGATCTCCAGGCTCTACAAGATCTGCAAGTCCTAAGTTCGTTTCTGCGTCATAAAAAAGAGTACCACATGGCACAAAGATGACAGTATCTGTTCCGGCTGCACCATTTTTTTGGCGTCCTTTTCCGTGTACACCATTGACTCCTTTTATGATTCTTAAATGTTCCAGGTCAGCGAGAGTCTGTATATTTGTAGTGGCTTCAAATATTATACTACCTCCACGCCCACCATTTCCACCGTCAGGTCCGCCATTAGGTTTAAATTTTTCTCTTAAAAAACTCATACATCCGTTTCCACCTCTTCCAGCCTTGGCAGAAACTCGTAGTGAATCAACAAATTTCATATAAATACCTCATTTTTAAAAACTTCTAGGGTAATCTGAAAATTAAAGGGGGCCTAATTTAAGGCCCCCTTTAGTAGCTTTATTTTTGAAGAACTAAAGAGTTTCGGGTTCGACAGTTACGAACTTCCGTTTTGCTTTAGTTAAAAAGCGAACCTTACCAGTTCTAAGTGCAAAGAGTGTATAATCTCTTCCCAAACCTACATTATTGCCGGGATGAAATTTTGTTCCACGTTGACGTACTAAGATTGTACCAGCATTGACAAATTGTCCGTCACTACGTTTTATACCAAGATATTTGGGCTGACTATCGCGACCGTTTGTACTACTGCCCTGTCCTTTTTTATGTGCCATGTTTATTGTCCCCCTTTAGGCATTAATGCTTTTGATTAATATAGATGTATACTGCTGGCGATGATTTCTAAACTTTCTGTAGTTCTTTTTTCTACGATATCGAAAAACTATAACCTTATCTTCTTTACCGTGTTCAAGAATTTTCGCCGTTACAGATGCGCCTTCTACATAAGGCGTGCCGATAAGAGGGGTGTCATCCTTACCTAAGAGAATAACCTTATCGAAAGTAATCTCTGCATCATTTTCTGCATCGATTTTTTCTACACGAATTTTGTCCCCTTCTGATACTCGATACTGTTTACCTGCTGTTTCAATTATTGCATACATCGATTTTCCTCCCTCCGCTGTATGTTAGGCAGCTAAAAAGCTTTTAAAGCCCACATCAAGCGTGTTCTATAACTTGTGCATTCTACTGGTTTTATATATAAATGTCAAGAATTTTTAATTAAAATTAGAAATATATATTTTAAATTTCATGAAACATATAAGATTTTAAGTAATTATAGAAGAATATTTAGACTAAGGAAAGGTATTAGGTGTTATAAAGAAGGGCATTAGCATGTTTTAAGGCTTCTGCTGAGTTTTCATCCCCGGCTAGCATTCTTGCAATTTCAC
This is a stretch of genomic DNA from Synergistaceae bacterium. It encodes these proteins:
- the rpmA gene encoding 50S ribosomal protein L27; protein product: MAHKKGQGSSTNGRDSQPKYLGIKRSDGQFVNAGTILVRQRGTKFHPGNNVGLGRDYTLFALRTGKVRFLTKAKRKFVTVEPETL
- the obgE gene encoding GTPase ObgE codes for the protein MKFVDSLRVSAKAGRGGNGCMSFLREKFKPNGGPDGGNGGRGGSIIFEATTNIQTLADLEHLRIIKGVNGVHGKGRQKNGAAGTDTVIFVPCGTLFYDAETNLGLADLVEPGDRFFAAMGGRGGRGNKHFASSRRKAPRFCEKGDLGEEVELRLELHLIADIGLVGLPNVGKSSILAAISNAEPKIADYPFTTLSPNLGVLNTGFERIVIADIPGLIEGAHLNKGLGLEFLRHIERTRLLIHVLSLEHNDFNQHIADFEIIRHEMKSYDNQLKERPYIVVGNKIDVLDDTNEVIKALEKHFKKNNIKFYPISALTGEGVVDLVKQIIEFSKSNPRPHSEVRLFAVEEKIDNTLKRQKNKIEVIKLHGGGFQVIHRQLEKAAERYDLTQDENLGRFIILLRKYKVEQLLEAAGAQAGDTVTIGYSDFNFYPGYFPPDMDEDNQETDSNENTSE
- a CDS encoding nicotinate-nucleotide adenylyltransferase; this encodes MRKIGIMGGTFDPIHYGHLRAADEAHAALNLSEVIFIPTGVPPHKTGQRVTSAEDRYMMTVLATTDCPYFSVSRIEIERKGTSYTADTLNILSLMPEYQDAEFYFITGLDAVMNILTWKNTGDILKKCKFVAVSRYGYTHKHLQNELTKDFLKLIIPLEIPLLAISSTELRERIRNNRSIRFLVPPLVDNFIEKNNLYKKSYGGI
- the rplU gene encoding 50S ribosomal protein L21 translates to MYAIIETAGKQYRVSEGDKIRVEKIDAENDAEITFDKVILLGKDDTPLIGTPYVEGASVTAKILEHGKEDKVIVFRYRRKKNYRKFRNHRQQYTSILIKSINA
- the rsfS gene encoding ribosome silencing factor yields the protein MNTNTLRDEFLAQYKPIADALIEKHALSVTLHDLSQVSGFTEAFIVAIAQSDLHAKTLKDITSRILDDLKLPHNIEGENSSKWCLMDAGHLVVNILSKEGNEYYRLDSLWGDAPAKHFEDEENKL
- a CDS encoding LCP family protein, producing MKLNKKSIIMIFCAILSLTAGIGLRFYNALHSTSSDILKEVQKNIDSESAQYRILKEQGRFNILVLGEDNVDSSRRSDTILFVTIDIDDKNVRILSLPRDTRVEVSGYGYQKLNHAFAFGGPDLIKATVEKYIDQPILYYLLVDYDSFPALVDALGGIEIDVPKKMRYVDRAGKLDINIKPGLQLMDGQTALHFVRYRKDASGDIGRVHRQQQFIKALVKKAYDPSNIIKIPKITKQLIRLFKTDMSPLLAVQLAGFIQNELPRNQIFFSTLHGTPDFIGKLSYWIGDVEEAKQFISEPVEVLLSGNGKLNKTTTFAGVSMTYSNATDDINNLGTENSSSNNNIIKGSEIDNKENILTNIKSMSDSIAVLNGTGKAGIAEKVATKLQQIGIDVIHKGNAKHFDYKTMNIIYPTTASLSCINTAQTLGRLMNIPQTLIRQNKQAYYATIIIGHDYDLLLSRLDRIIEITSKKTH
- a CDS encoding triose-phosphate isomerase; this translates as MREKFIAGNWKMANGPKEATDYILRFAELFFQTTSVIKAQKDEKIKIAIFPPSISLSNIIHEKVKTGLPIILGGQNMHWEKKGAYTGEISAQMLKEAGCSHVIIGHSERRTLFNETNIFLNKKISAALEEDLTTVFCLGEHLEEKESQKTHEVIRKQFLEGLNEIKIDQFSKKIIIAYEPIWAIGSGITATSSDAQNVCSFIRELISESFGEKEASKSVILYGGSVKTNNTESFLTEKDIDGVLVGGASIDPNSFFDIVKKAVKS